The genomic DNA TCATGCTATACAACATGGATAGCCTTTGAAATGTCCTTTGCATGATCAATTGAGAGGATGTGGCATGTTCAGTCTAAGAGTTTAAAAACAAGCCCAATAAAACCTACACATTTCTGACCCTTACTGTTTTATTAATATTAAATCACACTTTATTGAATgtttagactttttttttttaatgtaatagCCCATATGCTTTTGAAATAGATGTCATCAGCATCGAGAAGACTGGCGAACACTTTCGTCTGATCTATGACGTGAAGGGACGGTTCACTGTCCACCGCATCACAAATGAGGAGTCTAAGGTGAGTTCCAACATGAGTTTTTCGTTGTCGTCCGCAATGAAAGGACAGTAAAAGCACTGCTTATTCTACCATTTTTGGGGGATTTGATTAGGCGTAACTGCTACATTTGTCATCGTAGCGTCTAAACAATtggaataacacacatattgcatatataaatcacaagaataatcagtaaaaatacaaatacaagtttattaaatgaaattatttaataaacatttttacgTTTGGATTTTGGCAGGGTAGGCAGTGCCTACCTTGCCTACCCTGACTGCACGTCACTGGATACTTAACTGTGTGTAATGGGGCTCCTCTGGGTGGTTTTTGATTAGGGTTGAGTGACAAGTGAAGGACATTTTGAAGGTGGGCAAGTGAGAATGTGTTTTGGATTGTTTCGAGTGCTTATGTTGCCTGTTTGTGTTCTCTCCAGTACAAGTTGTGCAAGATCAAGAAACTCATCATTGGCACCAAGGGCATCCCTCACCTGGTCACCCATGATGCCCGCACCCTCCGCTACCCCGACCCCCTGATCAAAGTCAATGACACCGTCCGCATTGACCTGGCCACGGGCAAAATCACAGACTTCATCAAGTTTGACACCGGTGAGATGCCTtcctcacattcacacagaataCTTCATGTAGAATAACAATATGGAACTTTAACTCAACTGTGACCcgactgtgtttgtgcaggtaACCTGTGCATGGTCACTGGCGGCGCTAACTTGGGGCGTATCGGCGTGATCATCAACAGGGAGAGGCACCCTGGATCTTTTGATGTGGTCCACGTCAAGGACACCAGTGGCACTACCTTTGCCACCAGGCTCTCCAACATCTTTGTCATTGGCAAGGTGAGAACGAAGGGATCTGAATAACTGTCTAATGTAGAGCTTTGTAGATCTGTGCATAACTATGGGTTGACTTTGTTTTTGCTTGGGGTACTTCTGCATGGGTTTGCATTTCGTGGTTGGTCATAGGTTTGAACTCATCCTGGACAATGTTGTTGTGTATATACTGTTCAGAAAATCCTACGTGATCAGAAACATTTGAATTCACATGTGTTAAGCAGGTGGAACCATTTAGGAAAACATTATGATGACCCTGCTCCAAACTGTTTTTCATTCTTGTATTCAGCAATGGAAGTAGACATACTAGCATTTCCACTTATTggaatgttttattattatctatGTTATGAGCAATGACTGGTTTGAAAGTAACCGGTTGCAAATCGCTCTTTGTTTAAATTTTAAAacttagtttttatttattttttagagcTGTCAGTGTCTGTTTTATGGCTTTTGGCCCAGTAAGGCGTGCCCCAAAGGGATAGCGACCACAGTGCCCCATTGCCCCACATAGGATTCACCCCAGCGGGGGAGGCAACCGTCCCTTTGACCCTGTCCACTGACACATGTTCCTCAAGGCTATATGAAACCATATGGAATCTGATGCTTTAGCAGTAGTGCGCTTACTCCTATTTCCACTCCCTTAGCAACGATGCTGTGAAAAACTGCATTATGAAAAGTCTTGGGTTGCAAAAAGTTGGGGAACAATCTATAAAAATGTCCAACATTTTGTGAGGGCCAGCAGTTACTTTGATTGGTGCTTACTGGCCACATCAAGCTGGAGCACGTGGAATGTTCCAGGAGGTCTGCACATTTGAAATGGGTTTGTTCCAGTGCTGGCCTTGAGTAGGCCTTCAAGATTGGAAAAGatgtctgtccttctgtctaCAAGTTGCATTCTCACTGATTGCATAAGGGCCATTGCACTGCTTTTTCTAAGGATAGGGGTTTGTCCTTAATATTTTTCAACAAAATGTCCAATTCCGTGTACTAGAATCATATCAATTCCATGTATTCTAACCCAACGGTCTCTTGCGGTGCACTTTCTTCTGTGGTGAAATaaccctctccttcctctcctctcctgctctctccctacAGGGCAACAAGCCATGGGTGTCCATCCCCCGTGGAAAGGGTATCCGCCTCACCAttgcagaggagagggacaagAGACTGGCAGCCAAGCAGGGCAGCagttaagcccccccccccaacccctggACTTAA from Clupea harengus chromosome 18, Ch_v2.0.2, whole genome shotgun sequence includes the following:
- the rps4x gene encoding 40S ribosomal protein S4, X isoform, encoding MARGPKKHLKRVAAPKHWMLDKLTGVFAPRPSTGPHKLRECLPLIIFLRNRLKYALTGDEVKKICMQRFIKIDGKVRTDVTYPAGFMDVISIEKTGEHFRLIYDVKGRFTVHRITNEESKYKLCKIKKLIIGTKGIPHLVTHDARTLRYPDPLIKVNDTVRIDLATGKITDFIKFDTGNLCMVTGGANLGRIGVIINRERHPGSFDVVHVKDTSGTTFATRLSNIFVIGKGNKPWVSIPRGKGIRLTIAEERDKRLAAKQGSS